A genomic region of Alnus glutinosa chromosome 11, dhAlnGlut1.1, whole genome shotgun sequence contains the following coding sequences:
- the LOC133881951 gene encoding pollen-specific leucine-rich repeat extensin-like protein 3 translates to MANPVTKQALGCFLFFSFIFSSLSTFSFALSDAEASLIARRQLLTLRGKEDLPHDFDFEIGLSVTFANERLRRAYIALHALKHAIYSDPLNTTGNWAGANVCAYNGIFCAPALDDPKLSVVAGVDLNHADIAGYLPAELGLLTDVALFHINSNRFCGIIPKTLSKLELMYEFDASNNRFVGSFPTVVLTWQSLKYLDLRYNDFEGELPPKLFEKELDAVFLNNNRFTSTIPDTIGKSTASVVTFANNKFSGCIPRTIGNMTNTLNEILFIGNNLSGCFPPELGLLGSVTVFDASSNGFVGFLPKSLSGLLKVEELDISHNKLTGFVPENVCKLPNLLNFTFAYNYFNGEAQACVPSPRAHTVFNDTSNCLPGRPNQKSTRTCSPVVTRPVDCSKNCGSSSSNSPPKTPPSTPKPQPPQPQPSPSPAVPTPSPSLSTPPNPKPEPPVSVSPSPVATPPVVETPIEAPTPTSTPSSPPKPSPAPQPPQPQPPPSPAVPTPSPSQSTPPNPKPEPPVSVSPSPVATPPMVETPIEAPTPTSTPSSPPKPSPAPQPIEVPEPSPAPAPTPDDPSARSPVGMVHSPPPPHHTLPPPPPTVKPPAPSPKPVQSPPPPVQSPPPPVYSPPPPPPPVHSPPPPIHSPLPPPVYSPPPPLPPVYSPPPPVHSPPPPVHSPPTPVHSPPPPVHSPPPPVHSPLPPVHSPPPPPPPFHSPPPPAHSPPPPPVHSPPPPIYSPPPPPAHSPPPPPVQSPPRPIHSPPPPIYSPPPPPAHSPPPPPVQSPPRPIHSPPPPIYSPPPPVHSPPPPVHSPPPPPVQSPPQPIHSPPPPVYSPPPLIHSPPPPVHSPPPPPVRSPPRPVHSPPPPPPPNAYPPPPDIALPPTFGFHYSSPPPPMFPGY, encoded by the coding sequence ATGGCTAACCCTGTAACAAAGCAGGCCTTGGGctgctttctcttcttctcctttaTCTTCTCTTCTTTGTCAACCTTCTCTTTTGCTTTGTCAGATGCTGAAGCATCCCTCATTGCGCGCCGCCAGCTCTTGACGCTCCGGGGCAAAGAAGATCTTCCCCACGACTTCGATTTTGAGATCGGCCTTAGCGTGACTTTCGCCAATGAAAGGCTCCGAAGAGCTTATATTGCGCTCCACGCATTGAAACATGCTATCTATTCTGACCCTTTGAACACCACAGGCAATTGGGCAGGTGCTAATGTGTGTGCTTATAATGGGATCTTTTGCGCTCCAGCCCTTGACGATCCCAAATTGAGCGTTGTCGCTGGCGTTGATCTTAACCATGCTGACATTGCTGGATACCTTCCGGCTGAGTTGGGGCTTTTGACCGATGTTGCACTCTTCCACATCAACTCTAACAGGTTCTGTGGAATCATCCCAAAGACCTTGTCAAAGCTCGAACTTATGTACGAGTTTGATGCCAGCAACAACCGCTTCGTTGGTTCCTTCCCAACAGTCGTCCTCACATGGCAGAGCCTGAAATACCTCGATCTGAGGTACAATGATTTTGAAGGGGAATTGCCTCCGAAACTCTTTGAGAAGGAGCTCGATGCGGTGTTCTTGAACAACAACCGGTTCACGTCCACCATCCCCGACACAATAGGCAAATCCACAGCTTCTGTTGTGACCTTCGCAAACAACAAGTTCTCCGGTTGCATCCCCCGCACCATTGGCAACATGACCAACACCTTGAATGAGATCCTTTTCATTGGCAACAACCTTAGCGGTTGCTTCCCACCAGAACTTGGATTGCTTGGCAGCGTGACAGTGTTTGATGCCAGCTCTAACGGGTTCGTTGGGTTCTTGCCCAAGAGCCTTTCAGGGCTACTGAAGGTTGAGGAATTGGACATTTCACACAACAAGCTAACTGGATTTGTGCCTGAGAATGTTTGCAAGTTGCCTAACTTGTTGAACTTCACCTTCGCTTATAACTACTTCAATGGAGAGGCTCAAGCATGTGTGCCATCTCCAAGGGCGCACACGGTGTTCAATGACACAAGCAATTGTCTACCCGGCAGGCCGAATCAAAAGTCAACCAGGACATGCTCCCCTGTGGTGACTCGACCTGTGGATTGCAGCAAGAACTGTGGTAGCTCCTCTTCAAATTCTCCACCCAAGACACCGCCTTCAACTCCGAAGCCGCAGCCCCCGCAGCCCCAACCATCTCCTTCTCCAGCCGTGCCTACTCCATCACCGTCTCTGTCTACCCCTCCAAACCCAAAGCCAGAGCCCCCGGTGTCAGTGTCTCCATCACCGGTGGCAACCCCTCCAGTGGTTGAAACCCCAATTGAAGCCCCGACGCCCACTTCCACCCCTTCAAGTCCTCCTAAACCATCTCCAGCTCCGCAGCCCCCGCAGCCCCAACCACCTCCTTCTCCGGCCGTGCCCACTCCATCGCCGTCTCAGTCTACCCCACCAAACCCAAAGCCGGAGCCCCCGGTGTCAGTGTCTCCATCACCGGTGGCAACCCCTCCGATGGTTGAAACCCCAATTGAAGCCCCGACGCCCACTTCCACCCCTTCAAGTCCTCCTAAACCATCTCCAGCTCCGCAACCGATTGAGGTTCCTGAGCCATCTCCAGCACCAGCACCCACACCGGACGACCCAAGTGCAAGATCACCTGTTGGAATGGTTCACTCACCTCCACCGCCACATCACACtcttccaccaccaccaccaacagTTAAGCCACCTGCACCATCTCCTAAGCCAGTGCAATCACCTCCGCCACCAGTTCAATCTCCCCCACCGCCTGTGTactcaccaccaccaccaccaccacccgtTCACTCTCCTCCACCGCCAATCCATTCGCCGTTGCCGCCACCTGTTTactcaccaccaccacccctACCCCCAGTATACTCCCCACCACCTCCAGTCCACTCCCCACCGCCACCGGTCCACTCCCCACCGACTCCTGTTCACTCTCCACCGCCACCGGTCCACTCCCCACCACCTCCTGTTCACTCTCCACTGCCACCAGTCCACTCCccaccgccaccaccaccacctttcCACTCCCCACCACCTCCCGCTCactcaccaccaccaccacctgtCCACTCTCCACCACCACCAATTTACTCTCCCCCACCACCTCCCGCTCactcaccaccaccaccacctgtCCAATCTCCACCACGACCTATCCACTCTCCACCGCCACCAATTTACTCTCCCCCACCACCTCCCGCTCACTCACCGCCACCACCACCTGTCCAATCTCCACCACGACCAATCCACTCTCCACCGCCACCAATTTACTCTCCCCCACCACCTGTCCACTCCCCACCACCTCCTGTTCACTCTCCACCGCCACCACCTGTCCAATCCCCACCACAACCAATCCACTCTCCACCGCCACCAGTCTACTCTCCTCCGCCACTTATCCACTCCCCACCACCTCCTGTTCactctccaccaccaccacctgtCCGATCCCCACCACGACCAGTCCACTCtccaccgccaccaccaccaccaaatGCTTATCCTCCTCCTCCTGACATTGCCCTCCCTCCAACCTTTGGGTTCCATTACTCGTCGCCTCCTCCACCAATGTTCCCAGGCTACTGA
- the LOC133882635 gene encoding CCG-binding protein 1, whose protein sequence is MMIKSALLRSCSSPLFLEAKDLHRNRSSTPRFASTISCSSRGHPYIPKLEPFSRSKSQRFVKEPSLIEKSKNELSDYCSTVEGDESYSCWRAYFELKDLERESPKEDVERLILQAGGVKTLIGCLHGIAGMRKDKNNGSNLAEPLNVEKGGERPCPIPDGLPKSLEELEEEERGRMPDSPFTRLLRTKGSFPAWYSPVPDHETD, encoded by the exons ATGATGATAAAGTCCGCCCTTCTCCGTTCTTGCTCTTCTCCTCTGTTCCTCGAAGCCAAAGATCTTCACCGCAACCGATCATCCACGCCAAGATTTGCTTCCACCATAAGTTGCTCTTCGAGAGGCCACCCTTATATTCCGAAACTCGAGCCCTTTAGCCGATCCAAGTCCCAACGGTTCGTCAAAGAGCCCTCCTTGATCGAAAAGTCAAAGAACGAGCTCTCAG ATTATTGTTCTACGGTGGAAGGAGATGAATCGTATAGCTGTTGGAGAGCATACTTTGAACTCAAAGATCTTGAA AGGGAGTCACCGAAAGAAGACGTGGAGAGGCTGATTCTTCAAGCAGGGGGCGTAAAAACTTTAATCGGATGCCTACACGGCATTGCAGGAATGCGCAAAGACAAGAACAATGGGTCCAATTTAGCCGAGCCGTTAAATGTGGAGAAAGGAGGAGAGAGACCCTGTCCAATCCCAGATGGATTGCCGAAATCACTGGAAGAGCTCGAGGAAGAAGAGCGAGGTAGAATGCCTGATTCTCCGTTCACCCGGCTGCTTAGAACCAAGGGTAGCTTCCCTGCATGGTATTCCCCCGTCCCTGACCATGAAACTGACTGA
- the LOC133880948 gene encoding uncharacterized protein LOC133880948, translated as MKIGEGGIRIAMAPQMVVAVMMVMVFVADGADKNNVFSPCSDAQVQKLDGFTFGLAFSTKESFFFNQTQLSPCDQRLSLSTKNAQLALFRPKVDETSFLTINSTTFNPYQYGGYMVAFAGQKYAARSLPILVADTTNVITSFTLVLEFQKGTLQNLYWKNFGCNACSQDSICLNNQNCAVPTSTCKSNGGSKDCSLSVQLAFSGTDKNLYALNSWYEVENLRQYSLYGLFSNIRDSVTGLII; from the exons ATGAAGATAGGTGAAGGTGGGATACGCATCGCCATGGCACCGCAGATGGTGGTTGCAGTGATGATGGTGATGGTGTTTGTTGCAGATGGAGCTGATAAAAACAATGTTTTCAGCCCCTGTTCTGATGCACAGGTTCAAAAATTGGATGGTTTTACCTTTGGTCTTGCATTTTCAACAAAGGAATCCTTCTTTTTCAATCAGACTCAACTTTCTCCCTGCGATCAGCGTCTCTCCCTCTCAACTAAAAACGCTCAACTTGCTCTGTTTAGGCCCAAGGTCGACGAGACCTCTTTCCTCACCATTAATAGCACCACCTTCAATCCG TATCAGTATGGTGGGTATATGGTAGCATTTGCTGGACAGAAGTATGCGGCAAGATCTCTCCCAATATTGGTTGCTGACACAACTAACGTCATAACTAGTTTCACTCTG GTCCTCGAATTCCAGAAGGGTACTCTTCAAAATCTCTACTGGAAGAACTTTGGGTGTAATGCTTGCTCCCAGGACTCTATTTGCCTCAACAATCAGAACTGTGCAGTACCAACCTCTACATGCAAGAGCAATGGTGGGTCAAAGGATTGCAGTTTAAGCGTACAATTGGCATTCTCTGGTACAGATAAGAATCTTTATGCACTTAATTCATGGTATGAGGTGGAAAATCTTAGGCAGTACTCCCTCTACGGTCTATTCTCCAATATTCGTGATTCTGTCACCGGCCTTATAATATGA
- the LOC133882647 gene encoding uncharacterized protein LOC133882647 encodes MEEENKHSPKDEKETEQEPLKANAEEKAKSEAAPASKSGWGGWGFSPLSVLSDLQKAAEEISRSAAAVAQTAAKSVTDVQTNEEDSESSKNEGEVEDSANESESGDEKDKLRKSALDKLEKASEESLFGQGLKALDNSVENLASGAWNALGSAWRGGTDLVHKIEHSAVNLADSIQQGGLPAAGSVAPSILETGKAFTAKGMQVLELVGKETMDLLITETGIEVEKNSKEAEQQTEDDQLYEEVTFDRCFYIYGGPEQLEELEALSNHYALLFNRRKGKLSLEQKSAFDGKLKEVQQIFSLSTEMDGTGVETDKGKKIETLAEGSGDEMKNLHNTSVSKAADMAAGFTSALAGLAVNDMIQRTAGRLESLHSEGVHRLSEMCCFAVSQLLMLGKSIISNANKVQDEDADENIDWPEDSIEKAKIIRAKAQSMTGYVEAVSNSFITGISDVAEAYLAAIKGASAEAHEVLPQTSVQEKASALSEHLHADQTTALCKIQDGLQYLSYVLLSTSMPSA; translated from the exons ATGGAGGAAGAAAACAAACATTCGCCCAAGGATGAGAAAGAGACAGAGCAAGAGCCACTAAAAGCAAACGCTGAAGAAAAAGCAAAATCAGAAGCAGCGCCAGCATCGAAGAGCGGCTGGGGCGGTTGGggcttctctcctctctccgtTCTCTCAGATCTCCAAAAAGCAGCCGAAGAAATCTCTCGCAGT GCTGCTGCAGTTGCTCAGACGGCAGCAAAGAGCGTGACGGACGTGCAAACCAATGAGGAGGACTCAGAATCTTCTAAGAATGAGGGAGAGGTAGAAGACTCTGCAAATGAAAGTGAAAGTGGAGATGAAAAGGACAAGTTACGGAAGTCTGCTCTGGATAAATTGGAGAAAGCTAGTGAGGAGTCATTATTTGGCCAG GGGTTGAAGGCTCTTGATAATTCTGTGGAGAATTTGGCTTCTGGAGCATGGAATGCATTAGGAAGTGCGTGGAGAGGGGGTACAGATTTGGTTCACAA GATCGAGCATTCTGCTGTGAACCTCGCAGATTCTATTCAGCAAGGTGGTTTACCAGCAGCTGGTTCAGTTGCGCCATCCATATTAGAG ACTGGAAAGGCTTTTACGGCTAAAGGAATGCAAGTGCTTGAACTTGTGGGAAAGGAGACCATGGATCTATTGATTACAGAGACTGGTATTGAAGTTGAGAAGAATTCAAAAGAAGCTGAACAACAAACTGAGGACGATCAATTGTATGAGGAAGTAACATTTGATCGATGCTTCTATATATATGGAGGTCCAGAACAGTTGGAG GAGCTGGAGGCGTTGTCCAACCACTATGCCCTGTTATTTAAccgaagaaaaggaaaattatcattggaaCAGAAATCTGCATTTGATGGAAAGCTAAAAGAGGTCCAGCAAATTTTCAGTTTGAGCACTGAAATGGATGGAACTGGTGTAGAGACggacaaaggaaaaaaaatagagactCTGGCTGAGGGAAGTGGTGATGAGATGAAGAATTTACACAACACAAGTGTTAGCAAGGCTGCTGATATGGCTGCAGG GTTCACAAGTGCCTTAGCTGGATTAGCTGTTAATGATATGATCCAAAGGACTGCTGGCAGACTAGAGTCTCTTCACTCCGAGGGGGTTCAT AGACTCTCAGAAATGTGCTGTTTTGCGGTGTCTCAACTGTTGATGCTTGGTAAATCCATCATTTCTAATGCTAACAAGGTTCAGGATGAAGATGCTGATGAGAATATAGACTGGCCTGAGGATTCTATTGAAAAAGCCAAGATAATCAGAGCGAAGGCACAGTCAATGACAGGATATGTGGAAGCTGTTTCCAACAGCTTTATTACAG GCATATCTGATGTAGCTGAAGCTTATTTAGCAGCCATAAAGGGCGCCAGTGCCGAAGCACATGAAGTTCTTCCACAAACTTCAGTCCAGGAAAAAGCAAGTGCCTTATCCGAACATCTGCATGCAGATCAGACAACAGCTCTGTGCAAAATCCAGGATGGGCTCCAATACTTGTCTTATGTACTCCTTTCAACCTCTATGCCTTCTGCTTGA
- the LOC133881495 gene encoding uncharacterized protein LOC133881495 — MKAMETIQDLIEEAKLRTVWWALCIFAVSYFLTHTSKSMWMNIPISILFVSALRILFNEAEFRWKVRSVRPRTYLSHLEKKQLSLNDSRVSTMPPPPKWKRKVDSPIVEAAMSDFIDKILKDFVVNLWYSEITPDREFPEQIRAIIMDALGEISGRVKELNLVDLLTRDIVDLIGDNLDLFRRNQAAIGVEVMATLSSEERDDRLKHHLMASKELHPALISPESEYKILQRLISGVLAVVLKRQEAQSPLIRSIARELVTCLVIQPVMNFASPGSINELVEYILLAAKDDSLKGVGSYQSTNVAAHPNDHPLTGGGVCNDDPNSRKYSSSKQGTDITVAKTDHQRETSLDYSTEESMKYRSADWARHLEAATQRRTEVLTPENLENLWTKGRNYKKKEHKNIKAGFQDHIVKGSGIVSVVSSKDLGKEMLTNKPEISIGTDGIAVKQLTHAQSIDNLLSVLNKTGKQFPQDHNKELSFGGGRLVDELEHTTSLATDGNKSQLKRSNSTSALIAQPGTEKKFTEERGKPIILEFYSPNFGRRSGEHSGRSASDVVLQSEAQQAPKLRCRVMGAYFEKIGSKSFAVYSIAVTDAENRTWFVKRRYRNFERLHRHLKDIPNYTLHLPPKRIFSSSTEDAFVHQRCIQLDKYLQDLLSIANVAEQHEVWDFLSASSKNYSFGKSSSVMRTLAVNVDDAVDDIVRQFKGVSDGLMRKVVGPLPTYEASSSTSTRNLSWNVDEINKHLSSNNIMGTANSFSDYEEGDKDENHGHEEVNSGNANGWHSDNELNSKSFPPRVVKHGEDPRNLGSEKRHEVVKSGIHQGGFPAANLPLFSDHLEDPVGMPPEWTPPNVSVPLLNLVDKIFQLNRRGWLRRQAFWISKQILQLIMEDAIDDWLLRQIHWLRRDDVIAQGIRWVQDVLWPDGTFFLRLRNTQSNDDDTEPNQKPFQTTSQFGGDKISTLVSFEQQLEAARRASDVKKMLFDGAPTALVSLIGHNQYRRCARDIYYFTQSSICVKQLGYGILELLLISVFPELRTLVVDVHEKMSTPQSQSV; from the exons ATGAAGGCGATGGAGACCATACAGGATCTAATTGAAGAGGCTAAGCTTCGAACTGTTTGGTGGGCGCTGTGTATCTTCGCTGTTTCCTACTTCTTAACGC ATACAAGTAAATCAATGTGGATGAATATACCCATATCAATTCTGTTTGTTTCTGCACTACGCATTCTTTTTAATGAGGCAGAGTTCCGTTGGAAGGTTCGATCAGTTCGTCCACGAACATATTTATCTCATTTGGAGAAGAAACAGTTGTCATTGAATGATTCACGCGTTTCTACTATGCCGCCTCCaccaaaatggaaaagaaaagttgattCTCCTATTGTTGAGGCTGCAATGAGcgattttattgataaaatattgaaggattttgtagtgaatttgTGGTATTCAGAAATTACGCCAGACAGAGAGTTCCCTGAGCAGATCCGTGCAATAATAATGGATGCCCTTGGTGAAATCTCAGGAAGGGTTAAAGAGTTAAACCTTGTTGACTTGCTAACAAg GGATATAGTTGATTTAATAGGGGATAACTTGGACCTCTTCAGAAGAAACCAAGCTGCTATAGGTGTTGAAGTTATGGCAACACTGTCTTCTGAGGAGAGAGATGATAGACTGAAACACCATCTTATGGCTTCTAAGGAGCTGCATCCTGCATTGATATCTCCTGAGAGTGAGTACAAG ATTCTTCAACGGCTAATAAGTGGGGTGTTAGCTGTGGTACTCAAACGACAAGAAGCTCAATCTCCCTTGATTCGATCTATTGCTCGAGAACTTGTAACTTGCTTGGTTATTCAACCAGTTATGAATTTTGCAAGCCCTGG ATCCATCAATGAGTTGGTCGAATACATTTTGCTTGCTGCTAAAGATGACAGCCTTAAAGGGGTAGGCAGTTATCAGTCGACTAATGTGGCGGCTCATCCCAATGATCATCCTCTCACTGGAGGGGGTGTATGCAATGATGATCCTAACTCGAGGAAATATTCTTCTTCTAAGCAAGGGACTGATATTACAGTGGCTAAAACTGACCATCAGAGAGAAACATCCTTGGATTATAGCACAGAAGAGTCTATGAAATACCGGTCTGCTGATTGGGCACGACACCTGGAGGCAGCGACCCAGAGAAGAACTGAAGTTCTTACTCCTGAAAATCTTGAGAACCTGTGGACAAAAGgaagaaattataaaaagaaagagcACAAGAATATTAAAGCAGGTTTTCAAGATCATATAGTAAAGGGTTCTGGAATAGTAAGTGTTGTATCTAGTAAAGATCTGGGGAAGGAAATGTTAACCAACAAGCCTGAAATATCCATAGGAACAGATGGGATAGCTGTAAAGCAGCTAACGCATGCACAAAGTATTGATAATCTATTAAGTGTTTTAAACAAAACTGGGAAACAGTTCCCTCAGGATCATAACAAGGAATTGAGTTTTGGGGGAGGGCGTCTCGTTGACGAATTGGAGCATACTACTAGTCTTGCAACTGATGGAAATAAAAGTCAGCTTAAGAGATCCAATAGCACTTCTGCTTTGATAGCCCAACCTGGTACAGAAAAGAAATTTACAGAAGAGCGTGGAAAGCCCATTATTTTAGAGTTCTATAGCCCCAATTTTGGCAGGCGTAGTGGAGAGCATAGTGGTAGGAGTGCTTCAGATGTGGTGCTTCAAAGCGAGGCACAGCAAGCTCCTAAGCTCAGGTGCCGG GTTATGGGAgcatattttgagaaaattggGTCAAAATCCTTTGCAGTTTATTCAATTGCAGTGACAGATGCAGAAAATAGGACTTGGTTTGTGAAAAGAAG ATACAGGAATTTTGAGCGATTGCATCGACATCTTAAAGACATTCCTAATTATACGTTACATTTGCCTCCTAAAAGGATATTCTCATCAAGCACAGAGGACGCTTTTGTTCATCAGCGCTGCATTCAGCTTGATAAATATCTACAA GATCTCTTGTCAATAGCTAATGTTGCCGAACAACATGAAGTGTGGGATTTTTTGAGTGCTTCCTCGAAG aaTTACTCTTTTGGAAAATCTTCCTCAGTTATGAGAACCTTGGCAG TCAATGTGGATGATGCGGTGGATGATATTGTGCGCCAGTTCAAAGGGGTTTCAGATGGCTTAATGCGTAAAGTTGTTGGTCCATTACCCACTTATGaagcttcttcttcaacatcCACCCGGAACTTGTCCTGGAATGTAGATGAGATCAATAAACATCTATCAAGTAATAATATTATGGGAACTGCGAATAGCTTTTCTGATTATGAAGAAGGTGACAAGGATGAAAATCATGGCCATGAGGAAGTCAATAGCGGAAACGCTAATGGGTGGCATTCAGACAATGAATTGAACTCTAAGAGTTTTCCACCACGGGTAGTCAAACATGGCGAAGACCCTAGGAACTTAGGTTCCGAGAAGAGGCATGAAGTGGTAAAATCTGGGATACACCAGGGTGGATTTCCAGCTGCAAATCTCccattattctcagatcatttGGAGGACCCTGTTGGAATGCCACCTGAG TGGACTCCGCCTAATGTAAGTGTTCCTCTGTTGAATCTAGTTGATAAGATATTTCAGCTCAACAGAAGAGGCTGGCTGAG AAGACAGGCCTTTTGGATATCAAAACAAATATTACAGTTAATAATGGAAGATGCAATTGATGACTGGCTCTTGAGGCAGATTCATTGGCTCCGGAGAGATGATGTTATTGCTCAAGGGATTCGCTGGGTTCAAGAT GTTCTTTGGCCTGATGGCACATTCTTCCTTAGACTAAGGAACACTCAGAGTAATGACGATGATACTGAACCTAATCAAAAACCTTTTCAAACTACAAGTCAATTTGGTGGCGATAAGATCTCCACATTGGTGTCTTTTGAACAACAGCTTGAGGCTGCTCGCAGAGCAAGTGATGTCAAGAAAATGCTATTTG ATGGAGCTCCAACGGCCTTAGTCAGCTTGATTGGGCATAATCAGTACAGGCGTTGTGCGAGAGACATTTATTATTTCACTCAG TCTTCTATCTGTGTGAAGCAACTTGGATATGGTATATTAGAACTATTACTCATATCAGTTTTCCCCGAGCTGCGGACTCTTGTTGTTGATGTTCATGAGAAGATGAGTACTCCACAATCACAATCTGTATAG
- the LOC133881952 gene encoding putative UDP-rhamnose:rhamnosyltransferase 1: MADDQAKKLHIAMFPWLAFGHMIPFLELGKRIAQKGHRISFISTPRNIERLPKIPPELAPWITFVKLPLPRLHNLPENAEATMDVPSHIIPYLKKAHDGLQQPLSHFLQTSAPDWIIHDFAPYWLPPIATKLGISRVFFSIFNAFTWCVLKPPSPSDAQEPENFTVPPKWVPFQTSIAFRFFEAKKIFESFEDNNASGVSDSFRHESVISGAEALAFKTCMEVEGEWLKLLGELHHDNIPHIIPVGLMPPSAPPESGRGDNNKDSSTWDTIVEWLDKQENGSVVYIALGSEIQPSQQDLAELALGLEQSGLPFFWALRKPSGSVELPEGFEERTRGRGIVWTGWAPQLRILSHHSVGGFLTHCGWSSVTEAFMFGRALVLLPFLTDQGLIARFLEEKQAGVEVPRNDLDGSFTSASLAQTLRLVIKDEEGKIYRDKAKAMTAIFGDKDLHSKYIDKFVEFLENHKKKETRENDR, translated from the coding sequence ATGGCCGATGATCAGGCTAAGAAACTACACATAGCCATGTTCCCATGGCTAGCCTTTGGTCACATGATCCCATTTTTAGAGCTCGGAAAGCGGATAGCCCAAAAGGGTCATCGTATTTCATTCATATCAACCCCTAGAAACATTGAACGCCTCCCAAAGATTCCACCAGAGTTAGCACCATGGATAACTTTCGTGAAGCTGCCCTTACCCCGCCTACACAACTTGCCAGAAAACGCAGAAGCCACCATGGACGTACCCTCCCACATAATCCCATACCTTAAGAAAGCCCACGATGGTCTCCAACAacctctctctcattttttacaAACTTCAGCTCCTGATTGGATTATTCACGACTTTGCCCCTTACTGGTTACCACCAATCGCTACCAAGCTAGGCATCTCTCGGGTCTTTTTCAGTATTTTCAACGCATTCACTTGGTGTGTCCTTAAACCACCATCTCCATCGGACGCGCAGGAGCCGGAGAACTTCACTGTCCCACCCAAATGGGTCCCCTTTCAAACTAGCATAGCGTTTCGGTTCTTTGAGgcgaaaaaaatatttgaaagctTTGAAGACAATAATGCTTCCGGTGTTTCAGACTCGTTTCGTCACGAGAGCGTAATCTCAGGAGCCGAGGCCTTGGCGTTTAAAACGTGCATGGAGGTTGAAGGCGAGTGGTTGAAACTCCTTGGTGAGCTTCATCATGATAATATACCTCATATAATTCCAGTGGGCTTAATGCCACCCTCGGCGCCGCCAGAAAGCGGCCGGGGAGACAACAACAAAGATAGCAGTACTTGGGATACGATTGTCGAGTGGTTGGACAAGCAGGAGAATGGATCAGTGGTTTATATAGCACTCGGAAGTGAGATTCAACCAAGTCAGCAAGACTTAGCGGAGTTGGCTCTTGGACTGGAGCAATCGGGGTTGCCCTTCTTTTGGGCTCTAAGAAAGCCAAGTGGCTCGGTTGAGCTACCAGAAGGATTTGAGGAGCGAACCAGAGGTCGTGGGATTGTTTGGACGGGTTGGGCGCCTCAGTTAAGGATATTATCTCACcactcggttgggggtttcttGACTCATTGTGGTTGGAGTTCGGTGACAGAGGCATTTATGTTTGGACGTGCACTTGTTCTGTTGCCCTTCTTGACGGACCAAGGATTGATAGCTCGGTTTTTGGAAGAGAAGCAGGCAGGAGTTGAGGTGCCCAGAAATGACTTAGACGGCTCCTTTACCAGTGCCTCGCTCGCCCAAACACTCAGGTTGGTGATCAAGGATGAGGAGGGGAAGATTTATCGGGACAAAGCTAAGGCAATGACCGCCATATTTGGAGACAAGGACCTCCACTCCAAATACATAGACAAATTTGTTGAGTTTCTTGAGAACCACA